A genomic window from Populus nigra chromosome 7, ddPopNigr1.1, whole genome shotgun sequence includes:
- the LOC133698459 gene encoding probable carboxylesterase 12 codes for MAPPADNEVVLEFRFFKVYKDSRVELVWPECPKVPPSTDLITGVQSKDVMILTEPQVSVRIFLPKLKSPDQKLPLLLFVHGGGFVMFSPSAIPYHVLCNKVAADANVIVVSVEYGLFPTRPIPACYEDSWEALQWVASHADGSGAEPWLNNHADFGKVFLGGDSGGANISHTLAFRVGSIGLPGVKVVGMIMVHPFFGGTEDDKMWLYMCPSNSGLDDPRLNPGFEDLARLGCERVLIFVAEKDSLIAVGRNYYEKLKKSGWKGSVEIVENEDEDHCFYLLDLNSEKAVELLHKFVSFLKQD; via the coding sequence ATGGCGCCACCGGCTGATAATGAAGTTGTCCTTGAGTTTCGGTTCTTCAAGGTGTACAAAGACAGCCGTGTCGAGTTAGTCTGGCCGGAATGCCCCAAAGTCCCACCATCCACTGACCTGATTACTGGGGTTCAGTCCAAAGATGTGATGATCTTAACTGAACCCCAAGTGTCTGTCCGTATTTTCTTGCCGAAACTCAAATCCCCTGACCAAAAACTCCCTCTCTTACTTTTCGTGCATGGTGGTGGCTTTGTAATGTTTTCACCCTCTGCTATTCCCTACCACGTTTTATGCAACAAAGTAGCAGCTGACGCTAACGTTATTGTTGTCTCTGTTGAGTATGGTCTCTTCCCTACCAGACCGATACCAGCATGCTATGAGGACTCGTGGGAAGCGCTCCAGTGGGTGGCTTCACATGCTGATGGGAGTGGAGCTGAGCCGTGGCTGAACAATCATGCTGATTTTGGTAAAGTTTTTTTGGGGGGAGACAGTGGTGGGGCTAACATATCACATACTCTAGCATTCCGGGTCGGGTCAATTGGGTTACCCGGAGTGAAGGTAGTTGGAATGATCATGGTGCATCCATTTTTTGGTGGTACCGAGGATGACAAGATGTGGCTATACATGTGCCCAAGTAATAGTGGGTTGGATGATCCCAGGCTGAATCCGGGATTCGAAGATCTTGCTAGGCTTGGCTGTGAGAGGGTGTTGATCTTTGTGGCCGAGAAAGACAGCTTAATTGCTGTAGGAAGGAACTATTACGAGAAGTTGAAGAAGAGTGGATGGAAGGGAAGCGTTGAAATTGTTGAGAATGAAGATGAAGATCACTGCTTCTATTTGCTTGATCTCAATTCTGAGAAGGCTGTTGAATTACTGCATAAGTTTGTCTCCTTTCTCAAACAAGACTAG